In Amycolatopsis jiangsuensis, the following proteins share a genomic window:
- the polA gene encoding DNA polymerase I, whose protein sequence is MSPSENRTVANATGATTTAERPRLLLIDGHSMAYRAFFALPAENFRTKTGQVTNAVFGFTSMLINLLRDEAPTHLAVAFDLSRKTFRSETYADYKANRSTTPDEFRGQVDLVKEVLEVLGIPSLVKENFEADDIIATLTTQAAVADFDVLICTGDRDALQLVGDRVTVLYPKRGVSDLVRFTPDAVEEKYGLTPSQYPDFAALRGDPSDNLPGIPGVGEKTAAKWIRQFGTLAELIDRVDEVKGKVGDALRAHLSSVTLNRELTELVRDVPLAATPTELELRPWDREAVHRLFDELEFRVLRDRLFATLSSAEPEAQEGFEVSGSALAPGALAEWLGAHTGPGEPVALAFRTTGSSVRSDLRAVSFAAADGEGAHVDVTAMDEADDRALSAWFADGGIRKIGHDLKVPLHAVRARGWTFAGLVMDTALAAYLARPGQRTFGLDDLALRYLHRELRSESGDGDGQLSLLDGGADELEQKEISDELVRARAVAELGGALETELGELGGAKLLAELELPLLEVITELEAAGIAVDADQLTELEAHYLNRVTQAADAAYGVIGKQINLGSPKQLQVVLFDELGMPKTKRTKTGYTTDAEALQGLFEKTEHPFLQHLLEHRDATRLRTTVEGLIKSIADDGRIHTTLQQTIAATGRLSSIEPNLQNIPVRTEEGRRIRDAFVVGEGWTELMTADYSQIEMRIMAHLSQDEGLIEAFNSGEDLHTFVASRAFSVPAEEITPEQRYRVKAMSYGLAYGLSAYGLSQQLRISTDEAKEQMEAYFARFGGVRDYLQSVVGEAAKRGYTETIFGRRRYLPDLTSDNRQRREMAERMALNAPIQGSAADIIKVAMLNVHRALTEAGLGSRVLLQVHDELVLEVADGERAEVEKLVRAGMGSAYELAVPLEVSIGYGRSWNEAAH, encoded by the coding sequence GTGAGCCCGAGTGAGAACCGAACCGTTGCCAACGCCACAGGCGCCACCACCACCGCCGAGCGGCCCCGGCTGCTGCTCATCGACGGTCATTCGATGGCCTACCGTGCGTTCTTCGCGCTGCCCGCGGAGAACTTCCGCACCAAGACCGGGCAGGTCACGAACGCGGTGTTCGGGTTCACCTCGATGCTGATCAACCTGCTGCGCGACGAGGCACCCACGCATCTGGCGGTGGCCTTCGACCTGTCCCGCAAGACGTTCCGGTCGGAGACCTACGCCGACTACAAGGCCAACCGCAGCACCACCCCGGACGAGTTCCGCGGCCAGGTCGACCTGGTCAAGGAAGTGCTCGAGGTGCTCGGCATCCCGTCGCTGGTCAAGGAGAACTTCGAGGCCGACGACATCATCGCCACACTCACCACACAGGCCGCCGTGGCGGACTTCGACGTGCTGATCTGCACCGGCGACCGGGACGCGCTGCAGCTGGTCGGCGACCGGGTCACCGTGCTCTACCCCAAGCGCGGGGTGTCGGACCTGGTCCGCTTCACCCCGGACGCGGTCGAGGAGAAGTACGGCCTCACCCCGAGCCAGTACCCGGACTTCGCGGCGCTGCGCGGCGATCCGTCGGACAACCTGCCCGGCATCCCGGGGGTGGGGGAGAAGACCGCGGCCAAGTGGATCCGCCAGTTCGGCACGCTGGCCGAGCTGATCGACCGGGTCGACGAGGTCAAGGGCAAGGTGGGCGACGCGCTGCGCGCGCACCTGTCCTCGGTCACGCTCAACCGCGAGCTCACCGAGCTGGTCCGGGACGTGCCGCTGGCGGCCACGCCCACCGAGCTGGAGCTGCGCCCGTGGGACCGCGAAGCAGTGCACCGGTTGTTCGACGAGCTGGAGTTCCGGGTGCTGCGCGACCGGCTCTTCGCCACCCTCAGCAGCGCCGAGCCGGAGGCCCAGGAGGGCTTCGAGGTGTCCGGTTCCGCGCTCGCGCCCGGTGCGCTGGCCGAGTGGCTCGGCGCGCACACCGGTCCGGGCGAGCCGGTCGCGCTGGCGTTTCGCACCACCGGTTCCTCGGTCCGGTCGGACCTGCGCGCGGTGTCCTTCGCCGCGGCCGACGGCGAGGGTGCCCACGTCGACGTCACCGCGATGGACGAGGCGGACGACCGGGCGCTGTCGGCGTGGTTCGCCGACGGCGGGATCCGCAAGATCGGCCACGATCTGAAGGTGCCGCTGCACGCGGTGCGGGCCCGCGGCTGGACGTTCGCCGGGCTGGTCATGGACACCGCGCTCGCCGCCTACCTCGCGCGGCCCGGGCAGCGCACGTTCGGGCTCGACGATCTGGCACTGCGCTACCTGCACCGAGAGCTGCGTTCGGAATCGGGCGACGGCGACGGTCAGCTGTCCCTGCTCGACGGCGGGGCGGACGAACTGGAGCAGAAGGAGATCTCCGACGAGCTGGTGCGCGCCCGCGCGGTGGCCGAGCTGGGCGGCGCGCTGGAGACCGAGCTCGGCGAGCTGGGCGGCGCGAAGCTGCTGGCGGAGCTGGAACTGCCGCTGCTGGAGGTCATCACCGAGCTGGAAGCGGCGGGCATCGCGGTCGACGCCGACCAGCTCACCGAGCTCGAGGCGCACTACCTCAACCGGGTCACGCAGGCCGCGGACGCCGCTTACGGGGTGATCGGCAAGCAGATCAACCTGGGTTCGCCGAAGCAGCTGCAGGTGGTGCTGTTCGACGAGCTGGGCATGCCGAAGACCAAGCGCACCAAGACCGGTTACACCACCGATGCCGAGGCGCTGCAGGGCCTGTTCGAGAAGACCGAGCACCCGTTCCTGCAGCACCTGCTGGAACACCGCGACGCGACCCGGCTGCGGACCACGGTCGAGGGTCTGATCAAGTCGATCGCCGACGACGGGCGCATCCACACCACGCTGCAGCAGACGATCGCGGCCACCGGCAGGCTGTCGTCGATCGAGCCGAACCTGCAGAACATCCCGGTCCGCACCGAGGAGGGCCGGCGCATCCGCGACGCGTTCGTGGTCGGCGAGGGCTGGACCGAGCTGATGACCGCGGACTACAGCCAGATCGAAATGCGCATCATGGCGCACCTGTCGCAGGACGAGGGCCTGATCGAGGCCTTCAACAGCGGCGAGGACCTGCACACGTTCGTGGCCTCGCGGGCCTTCTCGGTGCCGGCCGAGGAGATCACGCCGGAGCAGCGCTACCGCGTCAAGGCGATGTCCTACGGACTGGCCTACGGCTTGTCCGCGTACGGGCTCTCCCAGCAGCTGCGCATTTCCACCGACGAGGCGAAGGAGCAGATGGAGGCGTACTTCGCGCGGTTCGGCGGGGTGCGCGACTACCTGCAGTCGGTGGTCGGCGAGGCGGCGAAGCGCGGGTACACGGAGACGATCTTCGGCCGCCGCCGTTACCTGCCCGACCTCACCAGCGACAACCGGCAGCGCCGCGAAATGGCCGAGCGCATGGCGCTCAACGCGCCGATCCAGGGCAGCGCGGCGGACATCATCAAGGTCGCGATGCTCAACGTGCACCGCGCCCTGACCGAGGCGGGGCTGGGCAGCCGCGTCCTGCTGCAGGTGCACGACGAACTGGTTCTGGAAGTCGCCGACGGCGAACGCGCAGAGGTCGAGAAGCTGGTCCGCGCGGGCATGGGCTCGGCCTACGAGCTGGCCGTCCCGCTGGAGGTCTCCATCGGCTACGGCCGCTCGTGGAACGAGGCTGCACACTGA
- a CDS encoding aminoglycoside phosphotransferase family protein, with amino-acid sequence MAGLRTEALQWAAHTVAPGARVAEVRGMRDGSSPWLIRWERSGAIEAAVLRVGGSSRERLVTETAALHLAERHALAAPRVLATDLDGKECGEAAFLTTVLPGTSRIPRSPSPSRLRALGAAAAALHAVATDPAPGLPFRRWPMDTSSAGFVMERDAPADSPLRAEVRERLAEVPVPQEPSVLVHGDLWQGNTMWAGDECTGLVDWDCAGAGAAGSDLGNLRCDAAILAGLPAAEQVLDGWQQAAGRPAEHVAYWDLTAALSTPADPAKWLPAMHGQGRTDLTAPTVYQRRDAFLQDALDRLVRS; translated from the coding sequence ATGGCCGGTTTGAGGACGGAAGCGCTGCAGTGGGCAGCGCACACGGTGGCCCCCGGGGCGCGGGTGGCCGAGGTGCGGGGCATGCGCGACGGGAGCAGTCCCTGGCTGATTCGCTGGGAACGTTCCGGAGCGATCGAAGCAGCCGTCCTTCGAGTGGGTGGTTCCTCCCGGGAGCGACTGGTCACCGAAACCGCTGCGCTGCACCTGGCGGAACGGCATGCGCTCGCGGCTCCACGGGTGCTCGCGACCGACCTCGACGGGAAAGAGTGCGGGGAGGCGGCCTTCCTGACCACCGTTCTGCCCGGAACGAGCCGGATCCCGCGGTCACCGTCACCGTCTCGGCTGCGAGCACTCGGTGCGGCGGCGGCCGCCCTGCACGCCGTCGCCACGGACCCCGCCCCCGGTCTCCCGTTCCGGCGCTGGCCGATGGACACGTCGTCCGCGGGTTTCGTGATGGAACGGGATGCGCCCGCTGACTCGCCCTTGCGGGCCGAGGTGCGGGAGCGCCTCGCCGAAGTCCCGGTGCCCCAGGAGCCGTCCGTCCTGGTGCACGGCGACCTGTGGCAAGGCAACACGATGTGGGCCGGCGACGAGTGCACCGGCCTGGTCGACTGGGACTGCGCCGGCGCCGGCGCGGCCGGATCAGACCTCGGCAACCTGCGGTGCGACGCCGCGATCCTGGCCGGCCTGCCAGCCGCCGAACAGGTCCTCGACGGATGGCAACAGGCCGCGGGCCGCCCGGCGGAGCACGTCGCGTACTGGGACCTCACGGCGGCGCTGAGCACCCCGGCCGACCCGGCGAAATGGCTTCCCGCCATGCACGGCCAAGGCCGCACCGACCTCACCGCCCCGACCGTGTACCAACGCCGGGACGCCTTCCTGCAGGATGCCCTCGACCGGCTCGTGCGATCGTAA
- a CDS encoding TetR/AcrR family transcriptional regulator produces the protein MREATKQKLFEATLRLSAGKGLVGLTVDEIAAEAGVAKGTVYYNFGSKDGLVDALLRFGVDLLAGRLRAATAAGPEADPLEVIEAQVDATLEFIGEYPGFSQIVVSELWQTPGRWHDTLSLLREDIIAIMKTQLERLDAARRLPEGVRIPTAAAGLFGTMLVVALDWQVFQPARTRAEVLDSVMVLVRGLGRR, from the coding sequence GTGAGGGAGGCGACGAAGCAGAAGCTCTTCGAGGCCACCCTGCGGCTTTCGGCCGGCAAGGGGCTGGTCGGGCTGACGGTCGACGAAATCGCCGCCGAAGCCGGCGTGGCCAAGGGCACTGTGTACTACAACTTCGGTTCGAAGGACGGTCTGGTCGACGCGCTGCTGCGATTCGGCGTGGACCTGCTGGCCGGGCGGCTGCGCGCGGCCACCGCGGCCGGCCCGGAGGCCGACCCGCTCGAAGTGATCGAGGCACAGGTGGACGCCACCCTGGAGTTCATCGGCGAGTACCCGGGGTTTTCGCAGATCGTGGTGAGCGAGCTGTGGCAGACGCCGGGCCGGTGGCACGACACTCTTTCGCTGCTGCGCGAGGACATCATCGCGATCATGAAGACGCAGCTGGAACGGCTCGACGCGGCGCGGCGGCTGCCCGAGGGCGTCCGGATCCCGACCGCGGCGGCGGGACTGTTCGGCACGATGCTGGTCGTCGCGCTCGACTGGCAGGTGTTCCAGCCCGCGCGCACCCGGGCCGAGGTGCTCGACTCGGTGATGGTCCTGGTGCGCGGGCTGGGCCGGCGGTGA
- a CDS encoding YhgE/Pip domain-containing protein, with translation MNAFRIARNELRRLSTGGLPKLALAALVLVPLLYASFYLYANYDPYGRLDKLPAAVFTEDAGAKDSSGAERNVGREVTGELLDSGTFQWHEVSEKDARDGVRDDRYSFAIGIPRDFSAALLSSGNFTPQQATITLTTNDANNYLSGTIAKQVADQVRKTIAEKVGSEAADRFLVGFSTIYGKISEATDGAEQLADGAATLQTGQHQLADGASRLADGSGTLATGLGTLKSSTAELPSQTRKLADGAGQVADGNQKVADAASLAASASADLQSRLDGYRSQLSTQLHDAGLSEAQVEDILNRLDTLRSPVDQANGKIQSANGDVQKLASGARQVSDGAQQLASAAPQLSSGIAQASDGANQLRDGAAKLDDGEKTAVTGTDQLASGASQLRDGLSSGLSQIPNPDDPTRTATANTIADPVAVTSNGVASAGTYGAGLAPFFIALATWIGAFVLFLLIRPLSTRALTAGASPLRVALGGWLSSAVLGLAQVVVLFAAVTWLVGIHVAHPLGAIGFAFLVSLAFTSVVHALNAFFGAVGKFLGLVLLVLQLVSAGGTFPWQTIPDALYPLHVVLPMGYAIDGFRHLLYSGASLQILGDVGVLLAYLVGGILLSTLAARKHRVWSVSALKPELSL, from the coding sequence CTGAACGCGTTCCGGATCGCGCGCAACGAGCTGCGCCGGCTGTCCACCGGCGGGTTGCCGAAGCTGGCGCTGGCCGCGCTGGTGCTCGTTCCGTTGCTCTACGCGTCCTTCTACCTCTACGCCAACTACGATCCCTACGGCCGGCTGGACAAGCTGCCCGCGGCCGTGTTCACCGAGGACGCCGGCGCGAAGGACTCCTCGGGCGCGGAGCGCAACGTCGGGCGCGAGGTGACCGGCGAGCTGCTGGACTCCGGCACGTTCCAGTGGCATGAAGTGTCCGAAAAGGACGCTCGCGACGGGGTGCGCGACGACAGGTACTCGTTCGCCATCGGCATTCCCCGCGACTTCTCCGCGGCACTGCTGTCGTCCGGGAACTTCACTCCCCAGCAGGCGACGATCACGCTCACCACCAACGACGCCAACAACTACCTGTCCGGCACGATCGCGAAACAGGTGGCCGACCAGGTCCGCAAGACCATCGCGGAGAAGGTGGGCAGCGAGGCCGCCGACCGGTTCCTCGTCGGGTTCTCCACCATCTACGGCAAAATCTCCGAAGCGACCGACGGCGCCGAGCAACTCGCCGACGGCGCGGCCACCCTGCAGACCGGGCAGCACCAGCTCGCCGACGGCGCGAGCCGGCTCGCGGACGGCTCCGGCACACTCGCCACCGGGCTGGGCACGCTGAAGTCGAGCACCGCCGAGCTGCCCAGCCAGACCCGCAAGCTCGCGGACGGCGCCGGACAGGTGGCCGACGGCAACCAGAAGGTGGCCGATGCCGCCTCGCTGGCGGCTTCGGCGTCGGCGGACCTGCAGAGCCGCCTCGACGGATACCGGTCCCAGCTGAGCACCCAGCTGCACGACGCCGGACTGTCCGAGGCCCAGGTCGAGGACATCCTGAACCGGCTGGACACCCTGCGCTCCCCCGTCGACCAGGCGAACGGCAAGATCCAGTCGGCCAACGGAGACGTGCAGAAGCTCGCGAGCGGCGCCCGGCAGGTCTCCGACGGGGCACAGCAGCTCGCCTCCGCCGCACCCCAGCTGTCGAGCGGCATCGCGCAGGCCTCCGACGGCGCGAACCAGCTGCGGGACGGGGCGGCGAAGCTCGACGACGGCGAGAAGACCGCGGTCACCGGCACCGATCAGCTCGCGAGTGGTGCCAGCCAGCTGCGCGACGGCCTGTCGTCGGGGTTGTCGCAGATCCCGAACCCGGACGATCCGACCCGCACCGCCACCGCGAACACGATCGCCGACCCGGTCGCCGTGACCTCGAACGGCGTGGCCTCCGCGGGCACCTACGGCGCCGGACTCGCGCCGTTCTTCATCGCGCTGGCGACCTGGATCGGTGCGTTCGTGCTGTTCCTGCTGATCCGGCCGCTGTCCACCCGGGCGCTGACCGCCGGTGCGTCGCCGCTGCGGGTCGCGCTCGGCGGCTGGCTGTCCTCGGCGGTGCTCGGGCTGGCCCAGGTGGTGGTGCTGTTCGCCGCGGTGACCTGGCTCGTCGGCATCCACGTGGCGCATCCGCTCGGCGCGATCGGGTTCGCCTTCCTCGTGTCACTCGCGTTCACCTCGGTGGTGCACGCGCTGAACGCGTTCTTCGGCGCGGTCGGCAAGTTCCTCGGACTGGTCCTGCTGGTGCTGCAGCTGGTCAGCGCGGGCGGCACATTCCCGTGGCAGACCATCCCGGACGCGCTGTACCCGCTGCACGTGGTGCTGCCGATGGGGTATGCGATCGACGGCTTCCGGCACCTGCTCTATTCCGGGGCGTCCCTGCAGATCCTCGGGGACGTCGGAGTGCTGCTGGCCTACCTCGTCGGCGGGATCCTGCTGTCCACGCTGGCCGCGCGCAAGCACCGGGTCTGGTCGGTGTCGGCACTCAAACCCGAGCTCAGCCTGTGA
- a CDS encoding ABC transporter ATP-binding protein codes for MQVHADRVSLDGPHGPLLPPTSLRVAEGSLTVVHGEPGVGITALALALSGRLRPTTGTVTADPAGDLRSLVAVVDAPGVSEPDEALTLRVVAGEELALAHRPAGKPDVQAWLSAHDAAPFAETRFENLEPALRIRLLTELAAERAGVRVLVLDTPDRHTSEVATWTGVARAHAERGFAVAVLAATTPLTALPQPPARIGAAEQPDPVRFSAPEAGSATEADAGNENETAEGDRA; via the coding sequence GTGCAGGTCCACGCCGACCGGGTGTCCCTCGACGGGCCCCACGGTCCCTTGCTGCCCCCGACCTCGCTCCGCGTCGCGGAAGGCAGCCTCACCGTGGTGCACGGCGAGCCGGGGGTCGGGATCACCGCGCTGGCACTCGCGCTTTCCGGGCGGCTGCGTCCGACCACGGGCACGGTCACCGCCGACCCGGCCGGTGACCTGCGGAGCCTGGTGGCCGTGGTGGACGCGCCCGGGGTCAGCGAACCGGACGAGGCGCTGACCCTGCGGGTGGTCGCCGGCGAGGAGCTCGCGCTCGCGCACCGGCCGGCCGGCAAACCCGACGTGCAGGCCTGGCTGTCCGCGCACGACGCGGCGCCATTCGCCGAGACGCGGTTCGAAAACCTCGAGCCGGCGCTGCGCATCCGGCTGCTGACCGAGCTCGCCGCCGAGCGGGCCGGGGTCCGGGTGCTGGTCCTGGACACCCCGGACCGGCACACCAGCGAGGTCGCGACGTGGACCGGCGTGGCCCGGGCGCACGCGGAACGCGGATTCGCGGTCGCCGTGCTCGCCGCGACCACCCCGCTCACGGCGCTGCCGCAGCCGCCGGCCCGGATCGGGGCGGCCGAGCAACCGGACCCGGTGCGGTTCAGCGCCCCCGAAGCCGGCTCGGCGACCGAGGCCGATGCCGGAAACGAGAACGAGACCGCCGAAGGAGACCGGGCATGA
- a CDS encoding GNAT family N-acetyltransferase: MSHTERFAALDPLLPPPPPEAEGEAIVAVTATGSRVSGVLQRYRHEAGDAALLWSAAQVWQLFPDPATSGTEGFDALLGAFRSRMDTEPAEPDSACVVNWPSRDAEAIRAFLDHGLVPLAALAVRTGQAPPAPVTGGPDIRCAGPEDFGTVLDLCTTTFDYTGLVAHRRRDQTAELLRPALRRALDEPTTWLAERDGEVTGLAQCGWIESALGNQAGELLPPGRWGYVNNVVTAPAHCGTGVGRALMARAHRELHEQDVVGTYLYYNPLNPLSSVFWHRQGYRPLWTSWEAHPASALR; this comes from the coding sequence GTGAGCCACACCGAGCGCTTCGCCGCGCTGGACCCGCTTCTGCCGCCACCTCCGCCGGAGGCCGAAGGGGAGGCGATCGTGGCCGTGACGGCCACTGGGTCCCGAGTTTCCGGTGTCCTGCAACGGTATCGGCACGAGGCGGGCGACGCCGCGTTGCTCTGGTCGGCCGCACAGGTGTGGCAGCTGTTCCCCGATCCCGCGACTTCCGGCACCGAAGGGTTCGACGCGCTGCTCGGTGCGTTCCGGTCCCGAATGGACACCGAACCGGCCGAGCCCGACTCGGCGTGCGTGGTCAACTGGCCGAGCCGGGACGCCGAGGCGATCCGCGCGTTCCTCGACCACGGTCTGGTCCCGCTGGCCGCTCTCGCCGTGCGCACCGGACAGGCGCCACCCGCGCCCGTCACGGGCGGCCCGGACATCCGATGTGCGGGACCGGAGGACTTCGGCACCGTGCTGGACCTGTGCACCACCACCTTCGACTACACCGGCCTCGTGGCGCACCGCCGCCGCGACCAGACCGCCGAACTCCTGCGTCCCGCGCTGCGCCGGGCTCTCGACGAGCCCACCACCTGGCTGGCCGAGCGAGATGGCGAGGTGACCGGGCTCGCGCAGTGCGGCTGGATCGAATCCGCACTGGGAAACCAGGCCGGCGAACTGCTGCCGCCGGGCCGGTGGGGTTATGTCAACAACGTGGTCACCGCGCCCGCGCACTGCGGTACCGGTGTCGGCCGGGCGCTGATGGCTCGCGCTCACCGCGAACTGCACGAGCAGGACGTCGTCGGCACGTACCTCTACTACAACCCGCTCAACCCGCTCTCCTCGGTGTTCTGGCACCGGCAGGGCTATCGTCCACTGTGGACGTCCTGGGAGGCGCACCCGGCGTCCGCCCTGCGCTGA